In the genome of Gloeotrichia echinulata CP02, one region contains:
- a CDS encoding AAA family ATPase, with the protein MLEKVILHNYKSHKYTELNFDGSRLHGLVGKNSAGKTSVLQALHNLSRLAGLDSSFARIFQYDKSPQFITTIGKQNMSVTASGFWGFRHSQYWQAAYSWQYQNNDYWQPTASWNMNERQNYSEGWTSSLSDSPDIIRKSLRHTVYLKLVASNLAKAAYSDEETPRVEFDGSLLAPTLDFLRNEAPDKFELIGAKLSKIVPNVRRIGIKRAKVPLVRKRLIEVDGKSISYDESQEMTGQEVILDMNTGERIPAHAISEGTILTLGLLTVLMNPNQPNLVLLDDIEQGLHPKAQRELMTVFKEIIQDNPNLQIIFSTHSPYIIDELVPSQVHILNNSNSGFTISKRLDEHPDVEWAKQTLTTGEFWDAEGEDWVVEGEGSD; encoded by the coding sequence ATGCTAGAAAAGGTAATACTTCATAATTATAAAAGTCATAAATATACAGAACTTAATTTTGATGGCTCCCGATTGCATGGACTCGTAGGAAAAAATAGTGCTGGTAAGACATCAGTATTACAAGCATTGCATAATCTCAGTAGACTTGCTGGACTTGATTCATCATTTGCCAGAATATTTCAGTATGACAAATCTCCTCAATTCATTACAACAATTGGGAAACAAAATATGTCTGTTACTGCGAGTGGTTTTTGGGGATTTAGACATTCCCAATATTGGCAAGCTGCTTATAGTTGGCAGTATCAAAACAATGATTATTGGCAGCCGACAGCATCATGGAATATGAATGAAAGGCAAAATTATTCAGAAGGATGGACAAGTTCTTTAAGTGATTCTCCAGATATAATCCGTAAATCTTTAAGGCATACTGTTTACCTAAAGTTAGTAGCAAGCAATCTCGCCAAAGCAGCTTATAGCGATGAAGAGACACCAAGAGTTGAGTTTGATGGTTCGTTATTAGCACCTACTTTAGATTTTTTGCGTAATGAAGCTCCAGACAAATTTGAATTAATAGGGGCTAAATTGAGTAAAATTGTGCCAAATGTACGAAGAATTGGAATAAAAAGAGCAAAAGTTCCACTAGTCCGCAAACGTTTAATAGAAGTTGATGGTAAATCTATTTCTTATGACGAAAGTCAGGAAATGACAGGGCAAGAAGTTATATTAGACATGAATACAGGTGAACGTATTCCCGCCCACGCAATTAGCGAAGGAACAATTTTAACTTTAGGATTGTTAACTGTGTTGATGAACCCTAATCAACCTAATTTAGTTTTACTAGATGATATAGAACAAGGACTTCATCCCAAAGCACAACGGGAATTGATGACTGTGTTTAAAGAAATTATTCAAGATAATCCAAATCTGCAAATTATTTTTTCTACTCACTCGCCATATATTATTGATGAGCTTGTTCCTTCTCAAGTACATATATTAAATAACAGTAATTCAGGGTTCACAATCTCCAAACGCCTGGATGAACATCCTGATGTGGAATGGGCAAAGCAAACCTTAACAACTGGTGAGTTTTGGGATGCTGAGGGTGAAGATTGGGTTGTGGAAGGAGAAGGTAGTGATTGA
- a CDS encoding DUF2267 domain-containing protein produces MPDQTFRKNIPEIDPTEIEDSRIAIADEHRSFLEKVMVKGGFADPYDARDFSEVVFRVMRDLMTTAAIDRVEAELHQEVVPTNEKALQMEIADLWKDTNPIVRFLSRIRQPLKGPAPMGIDSNLFLTRIANEAGLPGTIKPEQALKAVFFATKNELSQARIQEIASCLPDRICQLWKQA; encoded by the coding sequence ATGCCCGATCAAACATTCAGAAAAAACATTCCAGAGATTGACCCAACCGAGATAGAAGATTCTCGAATTGCGATCGCCGACGAACATCGCTCTTTCCTAGAAAAGGTCATGGTTAAAGGCGGATTTGCAGATCCCTATGACGCTAGAGACTTTAGCGAAGTAGTTTTTCGCGTCATGCGGGACTTAATGACGACCGCAGCCATCGATCGCGTTGAGGCGGAACTGCATCAAGAGGTTGTACCTACAAATGAGAAAGCACTCCAGATGGAAATAGCAGACCTCTGGAAAGACACTAATCCGATAGTAAGATTTTTAAGTCGAATACGTCAACCTTTAAAAGGTCCGGCTCCGATGGGAATTGATTCCAATCTATTTCTGACACGAATAGCCAATGAAGCAGGACTTCCAGGAACAATTAAACCAGAGCAAGCACTTAAAGCGGTGTTTTTTGCGACCAAAAACGAACTTTCCCAAGCGCGGATTCAGGAAATTGCTAGCTGTCTCCCTGACCGTATCTGTCAGCTTTGGAAGCAGGCTTAA
- a CDS encoding DUF433 domain-containing protein has product MNTVSNGQSTIIRTERGLTIAGTRITLYDVMDYVTAQYPPKFIRGLFELTDNQINAALSYIEANRPEVEAEYELVLKEAEELRQYYEEKNRELIARIAAQPPKPGQEAIRAKLQAAKAKFESRS; this is encoded by the coding sequence ATGAATACAGTATCAAATGGACAATCGACAATCATTCGCACAGAGCGTGGACTGACGATTGCAGGTACACGTATCACTCTGTACGATGTAATGGACTATGTGACGGCTCAATATCCACCTAAGTTTATCCGGGGATTGTTTGAGCTTACAGATAATCAGATTAATGCTGCATTGTCATACATTGAAGCAAATCGTCCCGAAGTCGAAGCAGAATATGAGCTTGTTCTCAAAGAAGCCGAAGAACTTCGACAGTATTATGAGGAAAAAAATCGTGAGCTAATTGCCCGAATTGCAGCACAACCACCAAAACCTGGTCAAGAAGCTATTCGAGCAAAACTGCAAGCCGCAAAAGCCAAGTTTGAGTCTCGGTCATGA
- a CDS encoding ACP S-malonyltransferase produces the protein MIFLVDHNLKGHAVVLAGSILSGGWLDWVPIRFVTFDEMKLPVNSDDRVVWQLAQSNQMILLTANRSMKGQNSLEQVMREEITPTSLPVITISDADRLLNDPEYRQRCATRLVEIVLDIDGYRGVSRLFIP, from the coding sequence ATGATTTTTTTGGTTGACCATAACTTGAAAGGACACGCCGTAGTTCTGGCTGGTAGTATTTTGAGTGGCGGTTGGCTAGATTGGGTTCCCATTCGATTTGTCACTTTTGACGAGATGAAATTGCCAGTTAATAGTGATGATCGCGTAGTCTGGCAGTTGGCTCAATCAAACCAGATGATACTGTTGACAGCCAATCGGAGTATGAAGGGCCAGAACTCTTTGGAACAAGTTATGCGTGAAGAAATTACTCCTACATCATTGCCTGTGATTACCATTAGTGATGCCGATCGCCTGTTGAATGACCCTGAGTATCGACAGCGTTGTGCAACTCGTTTAGTTGAAATCGTACTTGATATTGATGGTTATAGGGGTGTGAGTCGGCTTTTCATCCCATGA
- a CDS encoding PIN domain-containing protein yields the protein MKQRVIIDTGPLVAFINRREHLHTWVINTLATIEQPLLTCEAVIVETCFLLRNIYGGQDTVMSLLDEGKILISMYLSEEAAVIKELLRILQFKCVELVIIHFMG from the coding sequence ATGAAGCAGCGAGTCATCATCGATACGGGGCCATTAGTAGCCTTTATTAATCGCAGAGAGCATCTTCATACCTGGGTAATTAACACCTTAGCTACAATTGAGCAGCCGTTACTCACTTGTGAGGCTGTGATTGTAGAGACTTGTTTTTTGTTGCGAAATATTTATGGTGGTCAGGATACGGTGATGTCTTTGCTGGACGAGGGAAAGATATTAATTTCGATGTATTTGAGTGAAGAAGCGGCAGTAATTAAAGAATTGTTACGGATTTTGCAGTTTAAATGCGTTGAGCTTGTAATTATCCACTTCATGGGATGA
- a CDS encoding type II toxin-antitoxin system PemK/MazF family toxin: MPNGILAYQRGEIRWVKLDPTVGAEAQKTSSCLIVQNDVMNQYGSLTIVMPFRPGTKNAPYVVNVKATTNNCLDQDRYIDVAQIRSVDNSRVLGLIGILEDEYWETIRAALDIVLNFGR, translated from the coding sequence ATGCCAAATGGTATTTTAGCTTATCAACGTGGGGAAATTCGCTGGGTAAAACTTGATCCAACAGTGGGTGCAGAAGCTCAAAAAACAAGTTCTTGTCTAATAGTTCAAAATGATGTAATGAATCAATATGGTTCTTTAACTATTGTGATGCCATTTCGACCTGGAACGAAAAATGCTCCTTATGTAGTAAATGTTAAAGCTACAACCAACAATTGTTTAGACCAAGACCGTTATATTGATGTTGCACAAATTCGCAGTGTTGACAATAGTCGGGTATTGGGGTTGATAGGGATTTTGGAAGATGAATATTGGGAAACAATTCGTGCTGCGTTAGATATAGTTTTGAATTTTGGCAGATAA
- a CDS encoding CopG family transcriptional regulator gives MTKKVTITIDDEILAFIDRKAASVGDTTNRSSYINSVLAKHRRTVLEAEMIAALKEDAKNPEYQAEIAAWDSVAGDGIE, from the coding sequence TTGACCAAGAAAGTTACTATCACTATTGATGATGAAATTCTTGCTTTTATCGATCGCAAGGCTGCATCAGTTGGAGATACGACCAACCGCAGTAGCTATATAAACTCTGTTTTAGCAAAACACCGTCGTACTGTTTTGGAAGCAGAAATGATTGCAGCACTCAAAGAAGATGCCAAAAATCCTGAATATCAAGCAGAGATAGCAGCTTGGGATTCTGTTGCTGGAGATGGTATTGAATAA